One genomic region from Salinicola endophyticus encodes:
- a CDS encoding hydrogen peroxide-inducible genes activator, with product MTLTELRYIVTLAQERHFGRAAERCFVSQPTLSVAVKKLEEELGIALFERSKSTVQVTPLGERIVEQAHRVLEQATLIKEMASEGKDQLISPLRIGAIYTIGPYLFPHLIPALSRIAPQMPLYIEESFTGVLRRKLRSGELDAIFVALPFNEPDVVTKTLYQEPFEILLPAGHPWTERAAIDKEDLLKERLLLLGEGHCFRDQILEACPAISAQLNNPENTLIAEGGSLETIRHMVASGLGITVLPKLAIGTSHYEGGLLESRPFKGDAPTRSVALAWRASFPRPRAIDALIQAIDQVHGSDVEAA from the coding sequence ATGACTCTAACAGAACTCCGTTACATCGTAACCTTGGCGCAGGAGCGTCACTTCGGTCGCGCTGCCGAACGCTGCTTCGTCTCGCAGCCGACGCTGTCGGTGGCGGTCAAGAAGCTCGAGGAAGAGCTGGGCATCGCGCTGTTCGAGCGCTCCAAGTCCACCGTACAGGTGACGCCGCTGGGCGAGCGTATCGTCGAGCAGGCGCACCGCGTGCTGGAGCAGGCGACGCTGATCAAGGAGATGGCCAGCGAGGGCAAGGACCAGCTGATCAGCCCGCTGCGCATCGGCGCCATCTACACCATCGGCCCCTATCTGTTCCCGCATCTGATTCCGGCGCTGTCGCGCATCGCCCCGCAGATGCCGTTGTACATCGAAGAGAGCTTCACCGGCGTGCTGCGGCGTAAGCTGCGTAGCGGCGAGCTGGATGCGATCTTCGTCGCGCTGCCGTTCAACGAGCCGGACGTGGTCACCAAGACGCTCTATCAGGAGCCATTCGAGATCCTGCTGCCGGCCGGTCACCCGTGGACCGAGCGCGCCGCGATCGACAAGGAGGATCTGCTCAAGGAGCGCCTGCTGCTGCTCGGCGAGGGCCACTGCTTCCGCGACCAGATTCTCGAGGCGTGCCCGGCGATCAGCGCCCAGCTCAACAACCCCGAGAACACCCTGATCGCCGAGGGCGGCTCGCTCGAGACGATCCGCCACATGGTCGCCTCGGGGCTCGGTATCACGGTGCTGCCCAAACTGGCCATCGGCACCAGCCACTACGAGGGTGGCCTGCTCGAGAGCCGGCCGTTCAAGGGTGACGCCCCCACCCGCAGCGTGGCCCTGGCCTGGCGTGCCAGCTTCCCGCGGCCGCGCGCGATCGATGCGCTGATCCAGGCGATCGATCAGGTTCACGGTAGCGACGTCGAGGCGGCATGA
- a CDS encoding tryptophan 7-halogenase has protein sequence MSRSSAERLWDVVILGGGPAGSAAGLTLLQRDDLAIAMVEADAYDGPRIGESLSPGARPLLDYLGVWERFRATQPLASFGSLAAWGGETPQALDYLFTLHGNGWSLDRTGFDRLLAETFQARGGHLWQRTRLRSAQRLASGEWQLQLQGEETGPRSLRSRFLIDATGRSGRLARHIGTVRCHEDRLVGIARVAQLPAQATIPSAIHVEACDYGWWYAAPLPGRRLVVVAMSDADLAGERRLTDAQCWQQRLAAMPLIAPLTEGVRFITPPRGFPAHTSRLVDPGGDGWVAVGDAATARDPLSSTGIPYALGSGIHGALVAVNALTHNADMLPSYAQSLHDDYQQYLNSRWNIYRRETRWPDQRFWQRRRTRVELDPMTPLSEVAPVTRLDAAASVHLTPGQARALLAHCRSGASSHQVVRDFAEHHPELPDQRIILGLQELAAAGLVTLGHRVA, from the coding sequence ATGAGCCGGTCATCGGCGGAGCGGCTCTGGGATGTGGTGATCCTGGGTGGCGGGCCGGCGGGTAGTGCCGCCGGCCTCACGCTGCTGCAGCGCGACGATCTCGCCATCGCCATGGTCGAGGCCGACGCCTATGACGGACCCCGTATCGGCGAGTCCCTGTCGCCGGGGGCCCGCCCCCTGCTCGACTACCTCGGTGTCTGGGAGCGCTTTCGCGCCACCCAGCCGCTGGCATCGTTCGGCAGTCTCGCCGCCTGGGGCGGCGAGACCCCTCAGGCGCTCGACTACCTGTTCACGCTGCACGGCAACGGCTGGAGTCTCGACCGAACCGGCTTCGATCGCCTGCTGGCCGAGACGTTCCAGGCGCGTGGCGGTCACCTGTGGCAACGGACCCGCTTACGGAGCGCGCAACGTCTAGCGTCGGGGGAGTGGCAACTGCAGCTGCAGGGGGAAGAGACGGGGCCGCGTTCGCTGCGTAGCCGATTTCTGATCGACGCCACCGGGCGCAGCGGACGGCTGGCGCGACACATCGGCACGGTACGCTGTCACGAGGACCGGCTCGTCGGTATCGCGCGTGTCGCACAGTTGCCGGCGCAAGCCACGATCCCTTCGGCCATCCACGTCGAGGCCTGCGACTACGGCTGGTGGTACGCGGCCCCCTTACCGGGACGCCGTCTGGTGGTGGTGGCGATGAGCGATGCCGATCTGGCCGGTGAACGGCGACTGACAGACGCTCAGTGCTGGCAGCAACGGCTGGCAGCGATGCCACTGATCGCGCCACTGACCGAAGGGGTGCGTTTCATCACGCCCCCACGCGGTTTTCCCGCGCATACCTCACGTCTCGTCGACCCCGGGGGCGACGGCTGGGTCGCCGTCGGCGACGCGGCCACGGCGCGCGACCCGCTGTCTTCCACGGGCATTCCCTATGCCCTGGGCAGCGGCATCCACGGCGCGCTGGTCGCGGTCAATGCGTTGACCCACAACGCCGACATGCTGCCCAGTTACGCGCAGAGTCTGCACGATGACTACCAGCAATATCTGAACTCACGCTGGAACATCTACCGCCGCGAAACGCGCTGGCCGGACCAGCGGTTCTGGCAACGCCGGCGCACCCGGGTCGAGCTGGACCCCATGACGCCACTGTCCGAGGTGGCGCCGGTAACCCGGCTCGATGCGGCCGCCTCTGTGCACCTGACGCCTGGCCAGGCACGGGCCCTGCTCGCCCACTGCCGATCGGGCGCCTCCTCCCACCAGGTGGTGCGTGATTTTGCCGAGCACCACCCGGAACTGCCCGATCAACGCATCATTCTCGGCCTGCAGGAGCTGGCCGCGGCGGGATTGGTCACGCTGGGTCACCGCGTGGCCTGA
- a CDS encoding Lrp/AsnC family transcriptional regulator: MKPLDDINLRLLDLLQQDGRMTNARLAEALALSETPCWRRLKRLEEEKLITGYQANLDRKRLGLGVLAFVQLNCSEHDAGSVAAFERIINASPNILACHNTTGDDDFLLIIVAKDLDDYSQFVERELRRLPGVTNIRSSLSLREVKSTNRLPLG; this comes from the coding sequence TTGAAGCCGCTGGATGACATCAACCTGCGTCTGCTGGATCTGTTGCAGCAGGATGGCCGCATGACCAACGCCAGGCTGGCCGAAGCCCTGGCGCTGAGCGAGACGCCGTGCTGGCGACGGCTCAAGCGCCTGGAAGAGGAGAAGCTGATCACCGGCTATCAGGCCAATCTGGACCGCAAGCGGCTGGGGCTGGGGGTGCTGGCCTTCGTCCAGCTCAACTGCTCGGAGCACGATGCCGGCTCGGTGGCGGCGTTCGAGCGGATCATCAACGCCAGCCCCAATATCCTCGCCTGCCACAACACCACCGGCGACGACGACTTCCTGCTGATCATCGTGGCCAAGGATCTGGACGATTACAGCCAGTTCGTGGAGCGCGAGCTGCGACGGCTGCCGGGGGTGACCAATATCCGCTCCAGCCTGTCGCTGCGCGAGGTGAAGTCGACCAACCGGCTGCCGCTGGGTTGA
- the lodA gene encoding CTQ-dependent lysine 6-oxidase LodA, protein MAGHYEIHPRIGVARLGNSPDEFYLAPERVGGLPIACDASGNPIDTDGTPSPVRQFKDSIGRIKRQAAKFQVFARDAEGTRAVSLADDDIEKIVWTVHIANKKPVWYTFSELQGNLEFGAANSYANQHIPVNNPGVIGDKARQRLIIDPGPRHIERPGDQVAFSRYNIPDDYPCGSFPPLDAGGEQIDSLGELRLDDAGNLIALSGFGQVTGTGDITSFRGAAGYWDDIADGYVLATVHLTSGETVEAEAGWLLIGSPKYAPELVNITTLYDTAYDVAIRHMNADPAIYRENCDAASAFPSHAGYTPLAGYDPEYEVDYETQVRPIIERMQGYRWVADIPYLDDFANPGFDLRDASSANAEHRWRYFGYFRVPVLPLDYAEWIDKVPNGPNQLFSKDGIPLMPLNSGDNSVTNQGPIYKFETLSPTQYFFLHQWAAGKFRTGAAKSRDLAERLDEAHTGNCVGAPFSPGIETTWIVRNAPIYQAPLQLKLAHHQHGDARLQTYYREHGLSPTADEAEGQGCEPGDLTKRMAIPWQADFHECTVQTPNITNPSINQFADGTGIQVPPTFYVYWWPPQSPMHVVTGDIEPDAQVLDAVVSRIDDQTVIAAGQRVPYQRGIDSTAAIIANWSRLGFIVNQGPEGFPYFVERERNHAALAQGVIQRASGT, encoded by the coding sequence ATGGCCGGTCACTACGAGATTCATCCACGTATCGGCGTGGCACGCCTGGGCAACAGCCCGGACGAATTCTATCTGGCGCCGGAGCGCGTCGGCGGCTTGCCGATCGCTTGCGACGCATCGGGCAATCCTATCGACACCGATGGCACACCGTCGCCCGTGCGGCAGTTCAAGGACAGCATCGGCAGAATCAAGCGCCAGGCGGCCAAGTTCCAGGTCTTCGCGCGCGATGCCGAAGGCACCCGTGCGGTCTCGCTGGCCGATGACGACATCGAGAAGATCGTCTGGACGGTGCACATCGCCAACAAGAAGCCGGTCTGGTACACCTTCTCCGAGCTGCAGGGCAATCTCGAGTTCGGGGCCGCCAACAGCTATGCCAACCAGCACATTCCGGTCAACAATCCCGGTGTCATCGGTGACAAGGCACGTCAGCGGCTGATCATCGACCCCGGCCCGCGCCATATCGAGCGCCCCGGCGACCAGGTCGCTTTCTCGCGCTACAACATTCCCGACGACTACCCGTGCGGCAGCTTCCCGCCGCTCGACGCCGGTGGTGAGCAGATCGACTCGCTCGGCGAGCTACGCCTCGATGACGCCGGCAACCTGATCGCCCTCAGCGGATTCGGCCAGGTCACCGGCACCGGCGATATCACCTCCTTCCGTGGCGCCGCCGGTTACTGGGATGACATCGCCGACGGTTACGTGCTCGCCACCGTGCATCTGACCAGCGGTGAGACGGTCGAGGCCGAGGCCGGCTGGCTATTGATCGGCAGTCCCAAGTACGCCCCCGAGCTGGTCAACATCACCACGCTGTACGATACCGCCTACGACGTCGCGATCCGCCATATGAACGCCGACCCGGCGATCTACCGCGAGAACTGCGACGCCGCCAGCGCCTTTCCGAGTCACGCCGGTTACACCCCATTGGCAGGCTACGACCCCGAGTACGAAGTCGACTACGAGACCCAGGTCAGGCCGATCATCGAACGGATGCAGGGCTATCGCTGGGTCGCCGACATCCCCTATCTCGACGACTTCGCCAACCCCGGCTTCGATCTGCGCGATGCCTCGTCCGCCAATGCCGAACATCGCTGGCGCTACTTCGGTTACTTCCGGGTGCCGGTTCTGCCGCTCGATTACGCCGAGTGGATCGACAAGGTGCCCAACGGCCCCAACCAGCTGTTCTCGAAAGACGGTATCCCGCTGATGCCGCTCAACTCCGGCGACAACTCGGTGACCAACCAGGGCCCCATCTACAAGTTCGAGACCCTCTCGCCGACCCAGTACTTCTTCCTGCACCAGTGGGCGGCCGGCAAGTTCCGCACCGGCGCCGCCAAATCACGCGACCTGGCCGAACGGCTCGACGAAGCCCACACCGGCAACTGCGTCGGCGCGCCCTTCTCACCCGGCATCGAAACCACCTGGATCGTGCGCAACGCCCCCATCTATCAGGCTCCCCTACAGCTCAAGCTGGCGCATCACCAACATGGCGACGCCCGCTTGCAGACGTACTACCGGGAACACGGCCTGAGCCCCACCGCCGACGAAGCCGAGGGTCAAGGCTGTGAACCGGGCGATCTGACCAAACGCATGGCGATCCCGTGGCAGGCCGACTTCCACGAGTGCACGGTGCAGACGCCCAACATCACCAATCCGAGCATCAACCAGTTCGCCGACGGTACCGGCATCCAGGTGCCACCGACGTTCTATGTCTACTGGTGGCCACCGCAGAGCCCCATGCACGTTGTCACCGGAGACATCGAGCCCGACGCTCAGGTGCTGGACGCGGTGGTCTCGCGCATCGACGACCAGACGGTGATCGCCGCCGGACAGCGCGTTCCCTACCAGCGCGGTATCGACTCGACCGCCGCGATCATCGCTAACTGGAGCCGGCTCGGTTTCATCGTCAACCAGGGCCCCGAGGGCTTCCCCTACTTCGTCGAGCGTGAACGTAACCATGCCGCCCTGGCGCAAGGCGTGATCCAGCGCGCCTCCGGCACATGA
- a CDS encoding SDR family oxidoreductase codes for MKKTTLILGCGDIGTQLGKQLIAAGHRVIGARRNAGALEGTGIEPVALDVTDDAALAALPDADFVVYAVTADRFEESAYAAAYPEGLKAVIAQFAQREAPPKRLFFVSSTSVYAQQGGEEVDETSPTEPNGFSGTLMREAEQALLDHTLPGTVVRLSGIYGPGRDRLIRQVKEGRIAAANPPMYSNRIHRDDCAGVLAHLIGMAERDEPLESIYLASDGESAPLHEVMAWIAKQLKVETPEVIQSPLRRRSSKRCNNARLRASGYTFHYPSFREGYADILKQGGFLRDTAKA; via the coding sequence GTGAAGAAAACCACATTAATTCTAGGTTGCGGCGATATCGGCACCCAGCTCGGCAAGCAGCTGATCGCCGCCGGGCATCGCGTGATCGGCGCGCGGCGCAACGCCGGCGCGCTGGAAGGCACCGGGATCGAGCCGGTGGCGCTGGACGTCACCGACGACGCGGCCTTGGCCGCGCTACCGGATGCCGATTTCGTGGTCTACGCGGTGACCGCCGACCGCTTCGAAGAGAGCGCCTACGCCGCGGCCTATCCGGAAGGGCTCAAGGCGGTGATCGCCCAGTTCGCCCAGCGCGAGGCGCCGCCCAAGCGGCTGTTCTTCGTCTCCTCGACCAGCGTCTACGCCCAGCAGGGCGGCGAGGAGGTCGACGAGACCTCGCCCACCGAGCCCAACGGCTTCTCCGGCACGCTGATGCGCGAAGCCGAGCAGGCGTTGCTCGACCATACGCTGCCGGGCACCGTGGTGCGTCTCTCCGGCATCTACGGCCCGGGCCGCGACCGCCTGATCCGCCAGGTGAAGGAGGGCCGGATCGCCGCCGCCAACCCGCCGATGTACTCCAACCGCATTCATCGCGACGACTGCGCCGGGGTGCTGGCGCATCTGATCGGAATGGCCGAGCGCGACGAGCCGCTGGAGTCGATCTATCTCGCCAGCGACGGCGAGTCGGCGCCGCTCCACGAAGTGATGGCGTGGATCGCCAAGCAGCTCAAGGTGGAAACGCCGGAGGTGATCCAGTCACCGCTGCGCCGGCGCTCGAGCAAGCGCTGCAACAACGCTCGCCTGCGCGCCTCGGGCTACACCTTTCACTACCCCTCCTTCCGCGAAGGCTACGCCGATATCCTCAAGCAGGGCGGTTTTCTGCGCGACACCGCCAAGGCGTGA
- the recG gene encoding ATP-dependent DNA helicase RecG — protein sequence MSLDAPVTDLAGVGEALALKLARLRIVQIADLLFHLPLRYQDRTRITPIGTLRAGTEAVVEGEVSAADVIRGRRRSLLVRLKDGSGILSLRFFHFSPAQQQQFVKGVQVRCFGEARAGSTGLEIYHPEYRLVQSEAPPVDEHLTPIYPATEGLAQPRLRALIQQALKRLAEAPDALPEWIPATLRQRFRLPGLLEALRYLHEPPPDAPQEVLAAGRHPAQRRLALEELLAHQLSLRQVRLRIQTDGAPKLAGSGHLQARFLTQLPFSLTQAQRRVLDEIGRDLEREVPMLRLVQGDVGSGKTVVAAMAVLAAVAGGCQAAVMAPTEILAEQHFRQFRSWLEPLGIEVGWLAGKLKGKARGDTKAAIADGRAQVVVGTHALFQDDVSFQRLGLAVIDEQHRFGVHQRLALRQKGENGGLTPHQLIMTATPIPRTLAMSAYADLDLSVIDELPPGRTPVHTVAVPDERRPEVIERIRSACAEGRQAYWVCTLIEESEALTCQAAEVTRDTLTEALPALQIGLVHGRMKAAEKGEVMDAFKRGELDLLVATTVIEVGVDVPNASLMIIENPERLGLSQLHQLRGRVGRGRVDSYCVLLYHPPLSHHSRERLGILRDTTDGFKVAEKDLELRGPGEVLGTRQTGLAQMKIADLERDRDLLDTVTALATALLEEAPDVAPALIQRWLGDEAGRYGQV from the coding sequence ATGAGCCTCGACGCACCGGTCACCGACCTCGCCGGCGTCGGCGAAGCACTCGCGCTCAAGCTGGCCCGGCTGCGGATCGTCCAGATCGCCGATCTGCTGTTCCATCTGCCGCTGCGCTACCAGGATCGTACCCGGATCACTCCGATCGGCACCCTGCGGGCAGGGACCGAGGCGGTGGTCGAGGGCGAGGTGAGCGCCGCCGACGTGATCCGCGGGCGCCGGCGCAGCCTGCTGGTGCGGCTCAAGGATGGCTCCGGCATTCTCAGCCTGCGCTTCTTCCACTTCTCGCCGGCCCAGCAGCAGCAGTTCGTAAAGGGCGTGCAGGTGCGCTGCTTCGGCGAAGCCCGCGCCGGCAGCACCGGGCTCGAGATCTACCACCCCGAGTACCGTCTGGTGCAGAGCGAAGCGCCGCCGGTGGACGAGCACCTGACCCCCATCTACCCGGCCACCGAAGGGCTCGCCCAGCCGCGCCTGCGGGCGCTGATCCAGCAGGCACTGAAGCGCCTGGCGGAGGCGCCGGACGCGCTGCCGGAGTGGATTCCCGCGACGCTGCGCCAGCGCTTTCGCCTGCCCGGCCTGCTCGAAGCGCTGCGCTATCTGCACGAGCCGCCGCCGGACGCCCCGCAGGAGGTGCTCGCCGCCGGGCGCCATCCGGCCCAGCGCCGGCTGGCGCTGGAGGAGCTGCTGGCGCACCAGTTGAGCCTGCGTCAGGTGCGCCTGCGCATCCAGACCGACGGCGCCCCCAAGCTCGCCGGCAGCGGCCATCTGCAGGCGCGCTTTCTGACCCAGCTACCGTTCTCGCTGACCCAGGCCCAGCGCCGCGTGCTCGACGAGATCGGGCGCGACCTGGAGCGCGAGGTACCGATGCTGCGTCTCGTCCAGGGCGATGTCGGCTCGGGCAAGACCGTGGTCGCCGCGATGGCGGTACTGGCCGCGGTCGCCGGCGGCTGCCAGGCCGCCGTGATGGCGCCGACGGAGATTCTCGCCGAGCAGCACTTCCGCCAGTTCCGCAGCTGGCTCGAACCGCTGGGCATCGAGGTGGGCTGGCTCGCCGGCAAGCTCAAGGGCAAGGCGCGCGGCGACACCAAGGCGGCGATCGCCGATGGCCGCGCCCAGGTGGTGGTGGGCACCCATGCGCTGTTCCAGGATGACGTCAGCTTCCAGCGCCTGGGGCTGGCGGTGATCGACGAGCAGCACCGCTTCGGTGTGCACCAGCGCCTGGCGCTGCGCCAGAAGGGCGAAAACGGCGGCCTGACCCCGCATCAGTTGATCATGACCGCCACGCCGATCCCGCGCACCCTGGCGATGAGCGCCTACGCCGATCTCGACCTCTCGGTGATCGACGAGCTGCCGCCGGGGCGCACCCCGGTGCATACCGTGGCGGTGCCCGACGAGCGCCGCCCGGAGGTGATCGAGCGCATCCGCAGCGCCTGCGCCGAGGGTCGCCAGGCCTACTGGGTGTGCACGCTGATCGAAGAGTCGGAGGCACTCACCTGTCAGGCTGCAGAAGTCACCCGCGACACCCTGACCGAGGCGCTGCCGGCACTCCAGATCGGGCTGGTCCACGGGCGCATGAAGGCCGCCGAGAAAGGTGAGGTGATGGACGCCTTCAAGCGTGGCGAGCTCGATCTGCTGGTGGCGACCACGGTGATCGAGGTGGGGGTCGACGTGCCCAACGCCAGCCTGATGATCATCGAGAACCCGGAGCGCCTGGGGCTCTCCCAGCTGCACCAGCTGCGTGGCCGGGTCGGCCGCGGGCGCGTCGACAGCTACTGCGTGCTGCTCTATCACCCGCCGCTGTCGCACCACTCCCGCGAGCGCCTGGGCATCCTGCGCGACACCACCGACGGCTTCAAGGTCGCCGAGAAGGATCTCGAACTGCGCGGCCCCGGCGAGGTGCTGGGCACCCGCCAGACCGGGCTGGCGCAGATGAAGATCGCCGACCTGGAGCGCGACCGCGACCTGCTCGATACCGTCACCGCGCTGGCGACGGCACTGCTCGAAGAGGCCCCCGACGTGGCCCCGGCGCTGATCCAGCGCTGGCTGGGCGACGAGGCGGGCAGGTACGGGCAGGTGTGA
- a CDS encoding multidrug efflux RND transporter permease subunit: MNVSRFFVDRPIFAAVLSIVMLALGAISIPNLPIGEYPEVVPPSVLVRTVYPGANPKEIADTVAAPLEEAITGVEGMMYYKSVAGSDGVLQMTVTFRPGTDAEQATVRVQNRVSQALARLPEAVRRQGVTTQKQSPTFLMVVHLVSPDDRYDTLYLRNYARLHVRDQLARIPGVGEAQLFGGGDYAMRVWLDPDRVAAHGLTAGDVVAAIRDQNVQVSAGQIGGEPMPDSDFLTLINAKGRLTSEAEFGDIVLKTGADGDILRLKDVARLQLGAGDYTLRARLDGKDAVAIGIFQSPGANALEIRDQVIHTMDELATQFPAGLEYRSVYDTTLFVTDSIHSVIQTLLEAVLLVVLVVTLFLQTWRASLIPLLAVPVSVVGTFAVLLLLGYSINTLTLFGLVLAIGIVVDDAIVVVENVERNIEQGLAPRAAAHQAMREVSGPIVAIGLVLCAVFVPMAFLSGVTGQFYRQFAVTIAISTVISTINSLTLSPALAAMLLRPHDAPKDRLTRVIDALFGWLFRPFNRLFNAGSERYRGVVSRSLKRRGAVFVIYLILLGATGYLFKTVPPGFIPVQDKMYLIAGVKLPEGASLERTDALLRQVVDIAMHTDGVEHAISFPGLNALQFTNTSNTGLAFLTLTPFTERTRTAAEINAELAGKLGALKDGIAFSFMPPPILGLGNGSGYQLFLEDRGGLGYGPLQEAVNAFQGAVMQTPGMSYPITSYQANVPQLDADVDRLKAKSQGVAVADLFDTLQTYLGSTYVNDFNQFGRTWQVIAQADAPYRDSVEDIARLRTRNAQGEMVPIGSMIKVHQTFGPDPVLRFNGYPAADLAGEADPRVLSSPQAMAELTRIGAQVLPAGIDFEWTDLSYQQATQGNAALIVFPLAVMLVFLVLAALYESWTLPLAVILIVPMCVLSALIGVRLVGGDTNIFVQVGLVVLIGLACKNAILIVEFARELELEGRETVAAALEACRLRLRPIVMTSITFTAAVIPLALGHGAGAEVRQALGVAVFAGMLGVTLFGLLLTPVFYVALRKLAGPLRQDHGSTLAGESTERMDDVR; encoded by the coding sequence ATGAATGTTTCACGTTTCTTCGTCGACCGCCCGATCTTCGCTGCGGTGCTGTCGATAGTCATGCTCGCGCTCGGCGCGATCTCGATCCCCAACCTGCCGATCGGCGAGTATCCGGAGGTGGTGCCGCCCTCGGTACTGGTGCGCACGGTCTACCCCGGCGCCAACCCCAAGGAGATCGCCGACACCGTCGCTGCGCCGCTCGAGGAGGCGATCACCGGCGTCGAGGGGATGATGTACTACAAGTCGGTCGCCGGCTCCGACGGGGTGCTGCAGATGACCGTCACCTTCCGCCCCGGCACCGACGCCGAACAGGCCACGGTGCGGGTGCAGAACCGGGTCAGCCAGGCCCTGGCACGCCTGCCCGAGGCGGTGCGCCGCCAGGGCGTGACCACCCAGAAGCAGTCACCGACCTTTCTGATGGTGGTCCACCTGGTCTCGCCGGACGACCGCTACGACACCCTCTACCTGCGCAACTATGCCCGCCTTCACGTACGCGACCAGCTGGCGCGCATCCCCGGCGTGGGTGAGGCGCAGCTGTTCGGCGGCGGCGACTACGCCATGCGCGTGTGGCTCGACCCGGACCGGGTCGCCGCCCACGGCCTGACCGCCGGCGACGTGGTGGCGGCGATCCGCGACCAGAACGTGCAGGTCTCCGCCGGGCAGATCGGCGGCGAGCCGATGCCGGACAGCGACTTCCTGACCCTGATCAACGCCAAGGGGCGCCTGACCAGCGAGGCGGAGTTCGGCGACATCGTGCTCAAGACCGGCGCCGACGGCGACATTCTCAGGCTCAAGGATGTTGCCCGGCTGCAGCTCGGCGCCGGCGACTACACCCTGCGCGCCCGTCTGGATGGCAAGGACGCGGTGGCGATCGGCATCTTCCAGTCGCCCGGGGCCAACGCGCTGGAGATTCGCGACCAGGTGATCCACACCATGGACGAGCTGGCGACCCAGTTCCCCGCCGGGCTCGAGTATCGCAGCGTCTACGACACCACATTGTTCGTCACCGATTCGATCCACTCGGTGATCCAGACCCTGCTGGAAGCGGTGCTGCTGGTGGTGCTGGTGGTAACGCTGTTCCTGCAGACCTGGCGCGCCTCGCTGATCCCGCTGCTGGCGGTGCCGGTCTCGGTGGTGGGCACCTTCGCGGTGCTGCTGCTGCTCGGCTACTCGATCAACACCCTGACCCTGTTCGGGCTGGTGCTGGCGATCGGTATCGTCGTCGACGACGCCATCGTGGTGGTGGAGAACGTGGAGCGCAACATCGAGCAGGGGCTGGCGCCACGCGCCGCGGCGCATCAGGCAATGCGCGAGGTCTCGGGGCCGATCGTGGCCATCGGCCTGGTGCTGTGCGCGGTGTTCGTGCCGATGGCCTTTCTCTCCGGGGTGACCGGCCAGTTCTATCGCCAGTTCGCGGTGACCATCGCCATCTCCACGGTCATCTCGACGATCAACTCGCTGACGCTGTCGCCGGCCCTGGCGGCGATGCTGCTCAGGCCCCACGATGCGCCCAAGGATCGCCTGACGCGGGTGATCGACGCCCTGTTCGGTTGGCTGTTCCGGCCCTTCAATCGGCTCTTCAACGCCGGCTCCGAACGCTATCGGGGCGTGGTGTCGCGCAGCCTGAAACGCCGCGGCGCGGTGTTCGTGATCTATCTGATCCTGCTCGGGGCCACCGGCTATCTGTTCAAGACGGTGCCGCCCGGGTTCATTCCGGTGCAGGACAAGATGTACCTGATCGCCGGCGTCAAGCTGCCCGAGGGCGCCTCCCTCGAACGCACCGACGCCCTGCTGCGCCAGGTGGTGGATATCGCCATGCACACCGATGGGGTCGAGCATGCGATCTCGTTCCCGGGGCTCAATGCCCTGCAGTTCACTAACACCTCCAACACCGGTCTGGCGTTTCTGACCCTGACGCCGTTCACCGAGCGCACCCGCACGGCAGCGGAGATCAATGCCGAACTCGCCGGCAAGCTCGGCGCGCTCAAGGACGGCATCGCCTTCTCGTTCATGCCGCCGCCGATCCTGGGGCTCGGCAACGGCTCCGGCTATCAGCTGTTCCTCGAGGATCGCGGCGGCCTCGGCTACGGCCCGCTGCAGGAAGCGGTCAACGCCTTCCAGGGCGCGGTGATGCAGACCCCGGGGATGTCCTATCCGATCACCAGCTATCAGGCCAACGTGCCCCAGCTCGATGCCGACGTCGACCGCTTGAAGGCCAAGTCGCAGGGGGTGGCGGTGGCCGACCTCTTCGACACCCTGCAGACCTATCTGGGCTCGACCTACGTCAACGACTTCAACCAGTTCGGCCGCACCTGGCAGGTCATTGCCCAGGCCGACGCCCCCTACCGCGACAGCGTCGAGGACATCGCTCGCCTGCGCACCCGCAACGCCCAGGGCGAGATGGTGCCGATCGGCTCGATGATAAAGGTCCACCAGACCTTCGGCCCCGACCCGGTGCTGCGCTTCAACGGCTACCCCGCCGCCGATCTCGCCGGCGAGGCCGACCCGCGGGTGCTCTCCTCGCCCCAGGCGATGGCCGAGCTGACCCGGATCGGCGCCCAGGTGCTGCCGGCAGGGATCGACTTCGAGTGGACCGATCTCAGCTATCAGCAGGCGACCCAGGGCAACGCCGCGCTGATCGTGTTCCCGCTGGCGGTGATGCTGGTGTTCCTGGTGCTGGCCGCGCTCTACGAGAGCTGGACCCTGCCGCTGGCGGTGATTTTGATCGTGCCGATGTGCGTGCTCTCGGCGCTGATCGGGGTGCGCCTGGTGGGCGGCGATACCAATATCTTCGTCCAGGTGGGGCTGGTGGTGCTGATCGGGCTGGCGTGCAAGAACGCGATCCTGATCGTCGAGTTCGCCCGCGAGCTGGAGCTCGAGGGTCGCGAGACCGTGGCCGCGGCGCTGGAGGCCTGCCGTCTACGCCTGCGCCCGATCGTCATGACCTCGATCACCTTCACCGCGGCGGTGATACCGCTGGCGCTGGGCCACGGCGCGGGCGCCGAGGTACGCCAGGCGCTGGGGGTCGCGGTTTTCGCCGGCATGCTCGGGGTGACCCTGTTCGGCCTGCTGCTGACGCCGGTGTTCTATGTCGCGCTGCGCAAGCTGGCCGGGCCGCTGCGCCAGGATCACGGCTCGACGCTGGCAGGCGAGAGTACCGAGCGGATGGACGACGTCAGATAG